AAAAATCTTAGGAATTCAGGTATCGGAAAAAAGTTAATTCGGTTTGCGGCTACCAAGGCACAAAGTAGTTCATGCGTACAACTTGAAGTTACGACTTCTTTGTCTCGTGAAGCCACACAAGCGTACTACGAGCATTTAGGTTTTAATAAAGCGTCATTGAGGTATTATTTAAACATTGGCAACTAGCAAAAACATCAACTGGAAAATCACTCGCTGGGCTTCGCCCAAAAACGTTCGTTATTTCCAGTTATATTAAGTGTTACCCATAGAAAATTTAACCTGAAACTCACGGATTAGAGTTAAAGATCTAACTCGGAAATGTCCATAAATGAGTCAGAAGTTATGATTGAAAATGGATAAATTTACCTCTGAACTTGAGGCCGTTGAAGAAAATAGCGTGAAGCTCACATGGATGTGAGCTTAGCTTTCGCGGTACAGGATGTACCATCGGAAGCGTTAGCATTTTTGAATAAGGCCGAGGTAGGATGTCAATGAGGTTTCAAGCTGGATAAATTTCCGTGGCAATTTTTTCGCTGCTGTTGTTTGGTTAAATAGCGAAAATGTTGCCGGAACGGCAGGGGTGATCCAAGAGGGGATTGCTGTTGATCCCCTTTTGGCCCGTGCAGGGTGGAACCTTGCGATGTTAGTCTGGTGTGGGCGAAGCGCCACGACGTTAGTGGCCGCAGGCCATCAATACCAAACATAAAAGAATAAACCTGGATCCCGGCTCAAAAGCATTACCGGGATGACAAGAAGGTTGTCCACAAATGTATCAGCAAGGTTAATTTGACCACTGTGTATATGCTAATGCCATTGTTTGGACTCTGCGATAATAAACCACTTATTCCAAATAATTCAGGCTGCCAATGGCAGCCTGAATGTTATGTACTTAACGAGTGTTAAGACTCGCAGTGGTTACTTACCATCAAAGGTAAATGACTGACCTGCGAGAGCGGCTTCAAACATTAATCCACCTTTAGCGGCGGTAAATATCGCCATACCATTTATATAGGCTGCGGCTGCGGCATGATTACTGCCTGCTTGTCCTGCACCTGCTGAATTACCTGTAGTACCAACTTGCGCATTGGCACCAACGTTAATGGCCACTGCTGACGCTTGCGCGCTAAATTCAAAGCTACCGCTGGTGAACTCATTATAAGCTTTGGCATCTTTAAAGAAGATAATTTCACTATAGGCTTGTCCGCCTAACTGAAAGCCAATAGATAGTTGGGTTAATGTGGAATCCCCCATATAAGCATCGCTTTGGTATAC
The nucleotide sequence above comes from Shewanella sp. Arc9-LZ. Encoded proteins:
- a CDS encoding lipid-binding SYLF domain-containing protein; amino-acid sequence: MKRSISLVFSSLLVLLSFAFSAPSFANEDAYNDAITNFKKANESRHLFNTAYGYAVFPTVAKGGIGIGAAYGNGRVYQSDAYMGDSTLTQLSIGFQLGGQAYSEIIFFKDAKAYNEFTSGSFEFSAQASAVAINVGANAQVGTTGNSAGAGQAGSNHAAAAAYINGMAIFTAAKGGLMFEAALAGQSFTFDGK